In Pseudomonas glycinae, the DNA window AACGCATGGTCACTCCTTTGAAATCGATATCGGCCTGTTTTCCAGGCTCGCTTTGCTATGGTTGTCGAGTGCCTTCGACAACGAATGGTCATGAAGTTGTCATGACCGTGCGGATTTTACGGAAAAACTGGAGAAGAAAATGAAAAGCTTTATGTCACGTGCAGCGTTGGCCGGTGTGCTGATGGGTGTTTCGGTACTGGCCAGTGCGGCCACACCGGCACCGAAGGGCGCCGAAGTGTTCATCGTTTCTCCCGAGGACGGAGCCACGGTTCCGCAGACCTTCACGGTCAAGTTCGGTGTAAAGGACATCGCGCTGGCACCGGCCGGTGATGTCACCAAGAATACCGGTCATCACCACCTGCTGATCGATGCCAAGGAAATCGTCCCGGCCGGTTCCGTGGTGCCAACCGACGCC includes these proteins:
- a CDS encoding DUF4399 domain-containing protein, whose product is MKSFMSRAALAGVLMGVSVLASAATPAPKGAEVFIVSPEDGATVPQTFTVKFGVKDIALAPAGDVTKNTGHHHLLIDAKEIVPAGSVVPTDANHMHFGKAQTQADIKLAPGKHTLQLELGDSGHMAFDPPIVSKKITVNVE